The nucleotide window GATCTTCATCAGCGCGAAGCCCAGCAGCAGCGCGAAGAAAATGATCTGCAGCAGGTTCTGTTTCGACAGGGCCTCGAAAGGATTTTTGGGGATGACGTTGATCAGCGTGTCGAGCATTGAGACCTGTTTCGCCGCCGTCTTCGCCGATTCCTTGGCGAGCTCAATGCTGACGCTCGTGCCGACCTGCATGAGATTGGCGAAGATCAGGCCGATGACGATGGCGAGTGCGGTGCTGACAAGGAAAACGACCACCGTCTTCACGCCCATGCGTCCCAGCTTCTTGCCGTCGCCCACGTCGGCGGCCGCACAGACCAGCAGGCAGAGCACCAGCGGCGCCACCACCATGGTCAGCAGGTTAGTGAGGATTGTTCCCAGAGGTTTCAGCACCGCGGCCTGCCTGCCGAAGATCAGCCCCGCGGCGACGCCGAGCGCGAAGCCGATCATGATGCGCGTGAACAGGCTCAGTTTGTTCCACGGTTTAAAGATGAATCCCATTTCTCTTCCCCCTTTAATGAAAAATCAAACGAAGCGGCAGACGTGATCGATCGCGATGTCGGAGAAGCCGTAGGCTTCGGCCTTGGTCATCTTGCCGTTACAGACGTCTCCGATGATCTCAAGGAGCTCCCTGCCGCTTTCCCGATACGTCGTCGTGCCCTTGATGATGCCGCTCAGATCGACGTCCATGTTGTCGTCCATCATCCGATAGGTGCGGGCGTTGGCCGTCACCTTGAGTACGGGCACGATGGCGTTGCCCGTCGGCGTGCCGCGCCCCGTGGTGAAGATCACGGCGTTGCAGCCGCCAGCTACCATGGAGGTGACGGAGGAGATGTCGTAACCGGCCGTGTCCATGACGATGGCGCCGTGCTTCGTGGGGCGCTCGGCCTGCGCCAACACTTCGACGATGGGGCGGGTGCCGCCCTTGCGGATGCAGCCGAGGCTTTTCTCGTCGAGCGTGGAAAGGCCGCCCGCCTTGTTGCCGGGCGTGGGCTGACCGGCGCGGCAGTCCTGCCCTGCCGCCTTGAGGTGTTCTTCGTAATCCCGGCAGATCTCGATGATCTTGTTGTGCAGTTCCGGCGTCGCCGCACGCCGGGCGACGACGTGCTCGGCGCCGATCCATTCGATGGACTCGCTCATGATCGTCGAAGCGCCGAGATCCACGAGCAGGTCGCTGAGCTCGCCCACGGCGGGATTGCTGGCGATGCCCGAGGTGGCGTCGGAGCCGCCGCACTCGATGCCCAGCAATAGATTCGACATGTCGCACCGCTCCTTTTGCTGCATGGCGGCCGCGGCGGCCATGTCGCGCGCGGCGCGGACGGCCTTCTCGATGGTTTTGAGCGTGCCGCCCTCTTCCTGAATGCCGAAAGAGACCACAGGCTTGCCGGTCATTCCCCGGATTTTTTCGCGCAACTGCGCGTGCCCCACCGTCTCGCAGCCAAGGCCGATGATGACGACGCCGTAGACGTTGGGATTGCAGGCGAAGCCCATCAGCACTTTCTGCGACATGGCCGTGTTCGCCGCCACGTCGGAACAGCCGGTGTTGAAGATGATGTTCACGGCACCGCGCACCTCCGACGCGACGATGCGCGCGCTCTCGCTGCCGCAGGCGCACGTGGGCAGGATCAACACGTGATTGCGGATGCCCGCGCGCCCCTCCTGGCGTTTGTATCCCCAAAACTGCATCGTTTCCCCCTCCTTATACCATTTCACTGGCGTAGTCCCGCGGCACGCTGAAGATATTCTCGTGCGAGACCCAGTGCCCTTTCGCGATCGGTACCAAGGTGCGGCCGATCAGCTCGCCGTACTTGATCACTTCGTCCCCCTCGTCCAGCGGGACCAAGGCGACCTTGTGGCAATA belongs to Pyramidobacter piscolens W5455 and includes:
- a CDS encoding UxaA family hydrolase, translated to MQFWGYKRQEGRAGIRNHVLILPTCACGSESARIVASEVRGAVNIIFNTGCSDVAANTAMSQKVLMGFACNPNVYGVVIIGLGCETVGHAQLREKIRGMTGKPVVSFGIQEEGGTLKTIEKAVRAARDMAAAAAMQQKERCDMSNLLLGIECGGSDATSGIASNPAVGELSDLLVDLGASTIMSESIEWIGAEHVVARRAATPELHNKIIEICRDYEEHLKAAGQDCRAGQPTPGNKAGGLSTLDEKSLGCIRKGGTRPIVEVLAQAERPTKHGAIVMDTAGYDISSVTSMVAGGCNAVIFTTGRGTPTGNAIVPVLKVTANARTYRMMDDNMDVDLSGIIKGTTTYRESGRELLEIIGDVCNGKMTKAEAYGFSDIAIDHVCRFV
- a CDS encoding UxaA family hydrolase, which encodes MNINALLMDEKDNVVTCVEEIPAGAPVVYRRGGELCTLTAEETIPYCHKVALVPLDEGDEVIKYGELIGRTLVPIAKGHWVSHENIFSVPRDYASEMV